In the genome of Polaribacter atrinae, one region contains:
- a CDS encoding BamA/TamA family outer membrane protein, giving the protein MKKIYKKQLFLIALFVFIYGCGIKKHIPEDKRLYTGASIVIKADSTVTKIKELQDDLVTVLSPKPNTKFLGMHLGLYYYYKNQQEKPSFLSRWLYKKIGQKPVYQSDINVIENENILRNKLENYGFFYSTIAANFKEKKKEAAIVYNLKVPAPYKMASYQIDSMVSPIYNEIKRLTTTAPFQKNMRFDLGSLKLERLRLDAALKNNGYYNFNPDFLLFEADTNQYKSNSKKFDLFLKLKANVPKKSTIPYQIKTINIFPNYNLNDSTNVSSVRFQDKNYYQDSVYFKPKYLDEFITLKEGERFNPSTSKNTARRLSSIGVYKFVNIQYKETKDSITDTIASLEANIFLSPLTKRALRAELQAVTKSNNFAGPELSLTYSNRNLFKGGETLNISTNIGYETQISSGSSGLSSLELGLKSELIFPRMITPFKINKDYFDYSIPKTKTSLSATYLNRSQLYTLLSGTGIFGYTWNANKYITYEFNPISINYTRLSNTTDEFQEILDNNSFLQSSFDQQFISGLTFSFTYNEMLNAAKEHQFYLQSTLDVAGNSISLFDKKTTETNTFLGLEYAQYAKADVDVRYHYNFGSKKEQTIATRFFAGYGYAYGNSDVIPFVKQYYAGGPYSVRAFNIRSLGPGTYNDDDTESTSSFFDKTGNVRLEANLEYRFPIYSILKGAVFADAGNVWNTVSNSDFNDADGNVRDKFTSNFINELGMGAGFGLRIDVQGFVIRFDLAAPFHDPSLEEGKRWDFRADEPVFNFAIGYSF; this is encoded by the coding sequence TTGAAAAAAATCTATAAAAAACAACTCTTTTTAATAGCACTATTCGTTTTTATTTACGGTTGTGGCATCAAAAAACACATTCCAGAAGATAAGCGTTTGTACACCGGTGCTAGCATAGTAATTAAAGCAGACTCTACAGTAACAAAGATAAAAGAATTACAAGACGATTTAGTTACAGTATTAAGCCCAAAACCCAACACAAAGTTTTTAGGAATGCATCTTGGTTTGTATTATTACTATAAAAATCAGCAAGAAAAACCTAGTTTTTTAAGTAGATGGTTATATAAAAAAATCGGACAGAAACCGGTGTATCAATCTGATATAAATGTGATAGAAAATGAAAATATTCTAAGAAATAAATTAGAAAACTATGGTTTTTTCTACAGTACTATAGCCGCTAACTTTAAAGAAAAGAAGAAAGAAGCAGCAATTGTCTATAATTTAAAAGTTCCTGCTCCTTATAAAATGGCTTCTTACCAAATAGATAGCATGGTTTCACCAATTTATAACGAAATAAAAAGATTGACTACAACCGCCCCATTTCAAAAAAATATGCGCTTCGATTTGGGTAGTTTAAAATTAGAAAGATTACGGCTAGATGCAGCGTTAAAGAATAATGGCTATTATAATTTTAATCCAGATTTTTTACTTTTTGAAGCAGATACCAATCAGTATAAAAGCAATAGTAAAAAATTCGATTTATTTTTAAAATTGAAAGCAAACGTTCCTAAAAAATCGACCATTCCGTATCAAATTAAAACCATTAATATTTTCCCTAATTATAATTTAAATGATTCTACAAATGTTAGTAGTGTTCGTTTTCAGGACAAGAACTATTATCAAGATTCCGTTTATTTTAAACCAAAATATTTAGACGAATTTATCACTTTAAAAGAAGGTGAACGCTTTAACCCATCCACCTCAAAGAATACCGCTAGAAGACTTTCCTCTATCGGTGTTTATAAGTTTGTAAACATTCAATATAAAGAAACAAAAGATTCTATTACAGATACAATAGCTAGTTTAGAAGCCAATATTTTTTTATCACCATTAACAAAACGAGCACTACGAGCAGAATTACAAGCTGTTACAAAGTCTAATAATTTTGCAGGACCAGAATTGTCTTTAACTTACAGCAACAGAAACTTGTTTAAAGGAGGAGAAACGTTAAATATTAGCACAAATATTGGCTATGAAACACAAATTTCTAGTGGAAGTTCTGGTTTAAGTAGTTTAGAACTGGGCCTAAAAAGCGAACTTATTTTCCCTAGAATGATTACTCCATTTAAAATCAATAAAGATTATTTTGATTATTCTATTCCAAAAACAAAGACAAGTTTAAGCGCAACCTACTTAAATAGAAGTCAGTTGTATACACTTTTATCTGGTACCGGTATTTTTGGATATACTTGGAATGCAAATAAATACATAACGTATGAATTTAACCCGATTTCCATAAACTATACACGTTTATCTAATACAACAGACGAGTTTCAAGAAATATTAGATAATAACTCGTTTTTACAAAGCAGTTTTGATCAACAATTTATAAGCGGACTTACATTTTCTTTTACCTATAATGAAATGTTGAATGCAGCAAAAGAACATCAATTTTATTTGCAATCTACATTAGATGTGGCAGGTAATTCTATTAGTTTGTTTGATAAAAAAACAACAGAAACCAATACCTTTTTAGGGTTGGAATATGCACAATATGCAAAAGCAGATGTAGATGTAAGGTATCATTATAATTTTGGCTCTAAAAAAGAACAAACAATTGCTACCAGATTCTTTGCTGGTTATGGTTATGCTTACGGAAATTCTGATGTAATACCATTTGTAAAACAATATTATGCAGGTGGCCCTTATAGTGTAAGAGCTTTTAATATTAGATCTTTAGGACCCGGAACTTATAATGATGACGACACAGAAAGCACAAGTTCATTCTTTGATAAAACAGGAAATGTTCGTTTAGAGGCAAATTTAGAATACCGTTTTCCTATTTACTCTATTTTAAAAGGAGCCGTTTTTGCCGATGCTGGTAATGTTTGGAATACCGTTTCAAATTCAGATTTTAATGATGCGGATGGTAATGTTAGAGATAAATTTACGTCTAACTTTATAAATGAGTTAGGTATGGGCGCAGGTTTTGGTTTGCGTATAGATGTACAGGGTTTTGTAATCCGTTTTGATTTGGCAGCTCCTTTTCATGATCCTTCTTTAGAAGAAGGAAAACGTTGGGATTTTAGAGCAGATGAACCCGTTTTTAACTTTGCTATTGGCTATTCATTTTAA
- a CDS encoding XdhC family protein — protein sequence MNHELKEIINQAVINQQKGLKNVLATVVYLEGSSYRKPGVRMLISEDLSSIGAVSGGCVEKEIKHRAKSVFVDNKPKVITYDGRYKLGCEGILYILIEPLSITNNFLTQFSEANSKRETIHIASYFTDENEAFGNFGSVITFNNKKQFQFSKDFDPKNKNDVSIYSQIVQPSFRLIIIGGEHDAVKLCKVAATLGWEIDVITCAKDSKKLKDFPGANSVSGNSPETIQFSNIEENTAIVIMNHSYVQDLKYTIKLSKYTPKYIGILGAPNRRERLFNELFEFVPDISDEFLDTIYTPAGLHIGAQTPEEIAVSIVAEILSVIRKKEPFSLRNLTGKIHT from the coding sequence ATGAATCACGAACTTAAAGAAATTATAAATCAGGCAGTCATCAATCAACAAAAAGGATTGAAAAATGTATTGGCAACCGTGGTATATTTAGAAGGTTCTTCTTACAGAAAACCTGGGGTAAGAATGTTAATTTCAGAAGATTTAAGTTCTATTGGTGCCGTAAGTGGTGGTTGTGTAGAAAAAGAAATTAAACACAGAGCTAAAAGTGTTTTTGTTGATAACAAACCAAAAGTGATTACCTATGATGGAAGATACAAATTAGGTTGCGAAGGTATTTTGTACATTTTAATAGAACCGTTATCAATTACTAACAACTTTTTAACTCAGTTTTCTGAAGCAAACTCTAAGAGAGAAACCATACATATTGCAAGTTATTTTACCGATGAAAACGAAGCTTTCGGTAATTTTGGTTCTGTAATTACTTTTAACAATAAAAAACAATTTCAATTTTCAAAAGACTTTGATCCTAAAAATAAAAATGATGTTTCTATTTATTCTCAAATAGTACAACCTAGTTTTAGATTGATAATTATTGGAGGCGAACATGATGCGGTTAAACTCTGTAAAGTAGCTGCAACTTTAGGTTGGGAAATTGATGTAATTACCTGCGCAAAAGATAGTAAAAAATTAAAAGATTTCCCTGGAGCAAATTCTGTGAGTGGTAACTCTCCAGAAACTATTCAGTTTTCTAATATTGAAGAAAATACGGCTATAGTAATTATGAATCATAGTTACGTTCAAGATTTAAAATACACTATAAAATTGTCTAAATACACACCAAAATATATTGGTATTTTAGGAGCTCCTAACAGAAGAGAGCGTTTGTTTAATGAACTTTTTGAATTTGTACCAGATATTTCTGACGAATTTTTAGACACTATTTATACACCAGCAGGTTTACACATTGGTGCACAAACTCCAGAAGAAATTGCCGTTTCTATTGTTGCAGAAATACTTTCTGTAATTAGAAAAAAAGAGCCTTTTTCTTTAAGAAATCTAACAGGAAAAATTCATACATAA
- a CDS encoding nucleotidyltransferase family protein produces the protein MKNIAILVLAAGKSSRMNSIKQLEKINHKTLLEITLEKIQRVYNSTIFCVLGANSDKIKSETKTKNIQFIENTNFENGLSSSIVAGIKYFKKKNYHFDGIFILLADQPAIEISYLEDMLHLFEQNKDIIIASNYGQKLGVPAIFPKKYFSDLLLIKGDKGAKEFINKKKNEVLFSTIPTDFLDIDTKEELQRYKNSILK, from the coding sequence ATGAAAAACATTGCTATTTTAGTTTTAGCTGCTGGTAAATCATCTAGAATGAATAGCATAAAACAGTTAGAGAAAATCAATCATAAAACACTATTAGAAATCACTTTAGAGAAAATACAACGTGTTTACAATTCTACTATATTTTGTGTTTTAGGTGCAAATTCTGATAAAATTAAATCAGAAACAAAAACCAAAAACATTCAATTTATTGAGAATACCAATTTCGAAAACGGATTAAGTTCAAGTATTGTTGCTGGAATAAAGTATTTTAAAAAGAAGAACTATCATTTTGATGGAATTTTTATTTTATTAGCAGATCAACCCGCTATTGAAATTTCTTATTTAGAAGATATGCTTCATTTATTTGAACAAAATAAGGATATAATTATTGCATCTAATTATGGACAAAAACTAGGTGTTCCTGCAATATTCCCTAAAAAATATTTCTCTGATTTATTACTGATAAAAGGAGACAAAGGCGCAAAAGAATTCATCAATAAAAAGAAAAACGAAGTTCTTTTTTCTACAATACCAACAGACTTCTTAGACATAGATACCAAAGAAGAATTGCAACGATATAAAAACTCAATTTTAAAATAG
- a CDS encoding metallophosphoesterase, with amino-acid sequence MKLLRYSIFFLLFLFTSACATIEMQIAEDQSNKSEKDHSKIEHSFYLIGDAGNSTLEEDSPALKYLKKHIKNASEKSTLLFLGDNVYETGIPEKSSKNYPLAKRRIEAQTNVAKEFKGNSIFIPGNHDWYHGLDGLKREEKLVEKALGKSAFLPNNGCPLEKVNISDDIVLIIVDTHWYLTNWDKHPTINDECEIKTREKFFDEFEGLIKKARGKTTIVALHHPMFTNGSHGGKYSFKSHMSPLPVLGSLKNLIRETSGLSNTDIQNKKYNELRKRVITLSQENDKTIFVSGHDHNLQYIVADNLPQIISGSGSKSMATKLTGNAKFTYGTQGFAKLDVYEDGSSNVAFYTVKDDKIVYSTQVLPANENSNFAPFSDTKITEKKASIYTKEEVDKSGVYRFLWGERYRKYFGTEVIAPTVRLDTLFGGLKPVRKGGGHQSKSLRLEDPKGREYVMRALRKNAVQYLQAVAFKDQYIEGQFNNTATEGLLNDVFTGSHPYAPFTIGKLADAVGVYHTNPVLYYIPKQNSLGSFNDEFGDELYMIEERAASGHGDKQSFGFSDEIISTDDLLKELSKNEHHILDEKAYIKARLFDMLIGDWDRHQDQWRWAVFEEGDQTIYRPVPRDRDQAFAIFGDGFLLNFTTRIIPALRAMQSYKEDIRSPKWFNLSPYPLDMALITTANKDDWDAQVKLITTNLTDGVIEDAFTNFPEEVRDNTVSEIKRKLQGRRKNLQKISDAYFQHLNKFQAIKGTHKDDWFDIERTSNGSTKITGYRIIKGEKGTIFHERTYKKSETKEIWIYGLDDDDTFVVKGDSDKFIKLRIIGGQNNDIYNILNGKKVKIYDFKSKKNTFLTNKGSKKLTDNYETNVYDYKKHKNNQFIISPTIGFNADDGVKLGVSNVYTSFGFERNPFTSQHTLNASYYFATNGFELDYSSEFANVLKNWNLGVKARFTSPNFAMNYFGLGNSSINLNAPHEIKDEEYNRLRIKELSAGTFIQWKGDLDGTIKVGVNFQNFKVEQTPNRFISDTFASNNAIFNNQQFINTEAGYQFENADNTAFPTMGMKTSLKVGYTSNLKNSNNFGYLIPAISFDYKLVSSGKLVLATKLKGHYNFGDSYELYQAASIGGNDGLRAYRNQRFTGKNSVYQSTDLRLLLSKIKTSIVPLNIGVYGGFDYGTVWGQQNTTFNNTKFNTSMGGGVFFNAANMLVANVAVFNGDEGVRATLNLGFNF; translated from the coding sequence ATGAAACTACTCAGATACTCCATATTCTTTTTACTTTTCTTATTTACTTCTGCCTGCGCAACCATAGAAATGCAAATTGCAGAAGATCAATCTAATAAATCGGAAAAAGATCATTCTAAAATTGAACATAGTTTCTACCTTATTGGAGATGCAGGAAACTCAACATTAGAAGAAGATTCTCCTGCTTTAAAATATTTAAAAAAACATATTAAAAACGCGTCAGAAAAGTCAACTTTACTTTTTTTAGGAGACAATGTGTATGAAACCGGTATTCCAGAAAAATCATCTAAAAACTATCCTTTAGCCAAAAGAAGAATTGAAGCACAAACCAATGTTGCTAAAGAATTTAAAGGAAACTCTATTTTTATTCCTGGTAATCATGATTGGTATCATGGTTTAGATGGCCTAAAAAGAGAAGAAAAATTAGTTGAAAAAGCATTGGGAAAATCGGCTTTTTTACCGAATAATGGTTGTCCGTTAGAAAAAGTTAATATTTCTGATGACATTGTTTTAATTATTGTAGATACACATTGGTATTTAACAAATTGGGACAAGCACCCAACAATTAATGATGAATGTGAAATTAAAACAAGAGAAAAATTCTTTGATGAATTTGAAGGACTGATAAAAAAAGCAAGAGGAAAAACAACTATTGTAGCGTTACACCACCCAATGTTTACAAACGGTTCTCATGGCGGTAAATATTCTTTTAAGAGTCACATGAGCCCCTTACCTGTTTTAGGTTCTCTTAAAAATCTAATTAGAGAAACCTCTGGACTATCCAATACCGATATTCAAAATAAAAAATACAACGAACTTAGAAAACGTGTTATCACACTTTCTCAAGAAAATGATAAAACGATTTTTGTTTCTGGTCATGACCACAACTTACAATACATCGTAGCAGATAATTTACCTCAAATAATAAGTGGTTCTGGCTCTAAATCTATGGCGACAAAATTAACAGGAAACGCAAAATTCACATACGGAACACAAGGTTTTGCAAAGTTAGATGTTTATGAAGATGGATCTTCTAACGTTGCTTTTTACACTGTAAAAGATGATAAAATTGTGTATTCTACACAAGTTTTACCTGCCAATGAAAACAGTAACTTTGCACCGTTTTCTGACACTAAAATTACAGAAAAAAAAGCATCAATTTACACCAAAGAAGAAGTTGATAAAAGTGGTGTTTATCGTTTTTTATGGGGAGAACGTTACAGAAAATATTTCGGAACAGAAGTAATTGCACCAACTGTGCGTTTAGACACCCTTTTTGGCGGATTAAAACCTGTTAGAAAAGGTGGCGGACATCAATCTAAATCTTTAAGACTTGAAGATCCAAAAGGTAGAGAATATGTAATGCGCGCCCTCCGTAAAAATGCTGTTCAGTATTTACAGGCAGTCGCTTTTAAAGACCAATATATAGAAGGACAATTTAACAACACTGCTACAGAAGGATTGTTAAATGATGTTTTTACTGGCTCGCACCCGTACGCACCATTTACTATTGGTAAATTAGCTGATGCGGTTGGTGTTTATCATACAAACCCTGTTTTATATTACATTCCTAAACAAAATAGTTTAGGGAGTTTTAATGATGAATTTGGTGATGAACTATACATGATTGAAGAGAGAGCTGCTTCTGGACATGGAGACAAACAAAGCTTCGGTTTTTCTGATGAAATAATTAGTACAGATGATTTATTAAAAGAATTAAGTAAAAATGAGCATCATATTTTAGACGAAAAAGCATACATAAAAGCACGTTTGTTTGACATGTTAATTGGAGATTGGGACAGACACCAAGACCAATGGAGATGGGCTGTTTTTGAAGAAGGTGATCAAACTATTTACAGACCAGTACCAAGAGATAGAGACCAAGCTTTTGCTATTTTTGGTGATGGTTTTTTACTGAATTTCACAACAAGAATAATACCTGCATTACGTGCAATGCAATCTTATAAAGAAGATATTAGAAGCCCTAAATGGTTTAACTTATCTCCTTATCCTTTAGATATGGCTTTAATAACTACAGCTAATAAAGACGATTGGGATGCACAAGTAAAATTAATCACTACCAATCTTACAGATGGAGTTATAGAAGATGCTTTTACTAATTTCCCTGAGGAAGTTAGAGACAACACGGTATCCGAAATAAAAAGAAAATTACAGGGAAGAAGAAAGAATTTACAAAAAATTTCTGATGCTTATTTTCAACATCTAAATAAATTTCAAGCTATAAAAGGAACGCACAAAGATGATTGGTTTGATATTGAACGAACCTCTAATGGTAGCACAAAAATAACTGGATACCGAATTATAAAAGGTGAAAAAGGAACCATTTTTCATGAACGAACCTACAAGAAGTCTGAAACTAAAGAAATTTGGATTTATGGTTTAGATGATGATGATACTTTTGTTGTTAAAGGTGATTCTGATAAGTTTATAAAACTTAGAATTATTGGTGGTCAAAACAATGATATTTACAATATATTAAATGGAAAAAAAGTGAAAATCTATGATTTTAAATCAAAGAAAAATACTTTTTTAACCAACAAGGGTAGTAAAAAGTTAACGGATAATTACGAAACCAATGTCTACGATTACAAGAAACATAAAAACAATCAGTTTATCATATCTCCAACTATAGGTTTTAATGCTGATGATGGTGTAAAACTGGGGGTATCTAATGTATATACTTCTTTTGGTTTTGAGAGAAACCCGTTTACTTCTCAACACACCTTAAATGCTTCTTATTATTTTGCAACGAATGGTTTTGAACTTGATTATTCTAGCGAATTTGCAAACGTTTTAAAAAACTGGAACCTCGGAGTTAAAGCACGTTTTACAAGTCCTAATTTTGCAATGAATTATTTTGGTTTAGGGAATAGTTCTATAAACCTAAATGCTCCTCATGAAATTAAAGACGAAGAATACAACAGACTTAGAATAAAAGAATTGAGTGCTGGTACCTTTATACAGTGGAAAGGAGATTTGGATGGAACTATAAAAGTAGGTGTAAATTTTCAGAATTTTAAAGTAGAACAAACACCTAACAGGTTTATAAGTGATACTTTCGCATCAAATAATGCCATTTTTAACAATCAACAATTTATAAATACAGAAGCTGGTTATCAGTTTGAAAACGCAGATAATACTGCTTTTCCGACAATGGGCATGAAAACATCCTTAAAAGTGGGATATACTTCTAACCTTAAAAACAGTAACAATTTTGGATATTTAATTCCTGCTATTTCTTTTGACTATAAATTGGTTTCTAGCGGAAAACTAGTTTTAGCAACTAAATTAAAAGGGCATTATAATTTTGGAGATTCTTATGAGCTGTATCAAGCAGCAAGTATTGGCGGAAATGATGGTTTAAGAGCCTATAGAAATCAACGATTTACAGGTAAAAATTCAGTGTACCAATCTACAGACCTTCGTTTGCTTTTAAGCAAAATTAAAACAAGTATCGTACCTCTAAATATTGGTGTTTACGGTGGTTTTGATTATGGAACTGTTTGGGGACAACAAAACACAACGTTTAACAATACCAAGTTTAATACTTCTATGGGAGGTGGTGTTTTCTTTAATGCAGCAAATATGTTAGTAGCAAATGTAGCTGTATTTAATGGTGACGAGGGAGTAAGAGCAACCCTTAATTTAGGATTCAACTTTTAA
- a CDS encoding DUF423 domain-containing protein, with protein sequence MDKIALISGAFFGLTAVIFGAFGAHLLKKKLNTEQLQSFETGVKYQMYHAIVLLVLGFQLNHQTTLDNYIIYLFIIGSILFSFSIYGLVISSANNKKLKFLGPITPLGGLCFVLGWGLLIYKFI encoded by the coding sequence ATGGATAAAATAGCATTAATTTCAGGAGCATTTTTTGGTTTAACAGCCGTAATTTTTGGTGCTTTTGGTGCACATCTTCTAAAGAAAAAATTGAATACCGAACAGCTTCAAAGTTTTGAAACTGGTGTTAAATACCAAATGTATCATGCCATTGTATTGCTTGTTTTAGGGTTTCAGTTAAACCATCAAACTACATTAGACAACTACATTATTTACCTTTTTATAATTGGCAGTATTTTATTTTCATTTTCTATTTATGGCTTGGTAATTTCATCTGCCAATAATAAAAAATTAAAATTTTTAGGTCCAATTACTCCTTTAGGTGGTTTGTGCTTCGTTTTGGGTTGGGGATTATTAATTTATAAGTTTATATAA
- a CDS encoding TPM domain-containing protein has protein sequence MNLKKVFSFQFLVLGKKTLTLLAFLCTLGLFSQGFKIPEIPKFQTSVYDYTSLLTPSQKNSLESKLVRYSDTTSTQIVVAIIASTEGENINYLAANWGEKWGIGDAEKDNGVLVLLALNDRKIAIQASKGTEHLLTDFQAKRIIERVIIPEFKRGDYYSGLDKGSDYIFKTLNGEFQGTRQKEAEGFDPGVIIFIIIVIIIFILISRGNKNNGSGGRGFRSGSVAGAILETIILSNAGRGSGSFGGGFGSSSGGGSFGGGGGFGGGFGGGSFGGGGASGGW, from the coding sequence ATGAATTTAAAAAAAGTTTTCAGTTTTCAGTTTTTAGTTCTCGGTAAAAAGACACTTACTTTACTTGCATTTTTATGCACATTAGGTCTTTTTTCTCAAGGTTTTAAAATACCAGAAATTCCAAAATTTCAGACTAGTGTTTATGATTATACGAGTTTATTAACTCCAAGTCAAAAAAATAGTTTAGAAAGTAAATTAGTTCGCTATTCAGATACAACTTCTACCCAAATTGTAGTGGCAATCATTGCATCAACCGAAGGTGAGAATATAAATTATTTAGCGGCTAATTGGGGAGAAAAATGGGGAATAGGTGATGCCGAAAAAGACAATGGTGTTTTAGTGTTATTGGCATTAAATGATAGAAAAATAGCAATTCAGGCAAGTAAAGGTACAGAGCACCTTTTAACCGATTTTCAGGCTAAAAGAATTATTGAGAGAGTTATTATACCAGAGTTTAAAAGAGGAGATTATTATAGCGGTTTAGACAAAGGATCTGATTATATTTTTAAAACTTTAAACGGAGAGTTTCAAGGTACAAGACAAAAAGAAGCAGAAGGGTTTGATCCTGGAGTTATCATTTTTATCATTATAGTAATTATTATTTTCATTTTAATTTCTAGAGGAAATAAAAATAACGGAAGTGGTGGTAGAGGTTTTAGAAGTGGATCTGTTGCTGGTGCTATTTTAGAAACCATTATTTTAAGTAACGCAGGTAGAGGAAGTGGAAGTTTTGGCGGAGGATTTGGGAGCTCATCTGGAGGCGGAAGCTTTGGCGGCGGAGGCGGCTTTGGTGGAGGTTTCGGAGGAGGTAGCTTTGGAGGTGGTGGTGCTTCTGGTGGCTGGTAA
- a CDS encoding TPM domain-containing protein, with protein MSKVEAFLSPEEEQEIISAIRIAEKETSGEIRVHIEATTEKNHNERALEVFHLLKMNNTKDDNAVLIYVAVKDKKFVIYGDKGINKVVPKDFWDTTKNIMQNHFKQGDFKQGIVDGILKAGKELQAHFPWQIDDEDELSNEISKG; from the coding sequence ATGTCTAAAGTAGAAGCGTTTCTGTCTCCAGAAGAAGAACAAGAAATTATTTCTGCTATTAGAATTGCAGAGAAAGAAACTTCTGGCGAAATACGAGTGCATATTGAGGCTACCACAGAGAAGAATCATAATGAACGAGCGTTAGAAGTTTTTCATCTGCTAAAAATGAACAACACCAAAGATGATAATGCAGTGTTGATCTATGTTGCTGTAAAAGACAAGAAATTTGTTATTTATGGTGATAAGGGTATTAATAAAGTAGTTCCAAAAGACTTTTGGGATACCACTAAAAACATAATGCAAAATCATTTTAAGCAAGGTGACTTTAAACAAGGAATTGTAGACGGAATCTTAAAAGCAGGAAAAGAGCTACAAGCACATTTTCCTTGGCAAATTGATGATGAAGATGAACTTTCTAATGAGATTTCTAAAGGATGA
- a CDS encoding LemA family protein translates to MKKWLIPVIVILVIVFGLYNWGKNFNNEAVVLQEDAKTTWSNVESSYQRRNDLIGNLVKTVQGAADFEKETLTDVINARAKATSVNINAGDLTPEKMAQFQQAQAGMSGALSKLLVSVERYPDLKANANFLELQSQLEGTENRINVARDRFNEGVNNYNKHIKVFPNSVLAGMFNFDEMDRYKANAGSENAPDVDFNFNNKKQ, encoded by the coding sequence ATGAAAAAATGGTTAATTCCAGTAATAGTAATCTTAGTTATTGTTTTCGGACTTTATAATTGGGGTAAAAACTTTAATAACGAAGCTGTTGTTTTACAAGAAGATGCAAAAACAACTTGGTCTAATGTAGAGAGCTCTTACCAACGTAGAAATGATTTAATTGGTAATTTGGTAAAAACGGTACAAGGAGCTGCAGATTTTGAAAAAGAAACCTTAACAGATGTAATTAATGCAAGAGCTAAAGCAACTTCTGTAAATATAAATGCAGGAGATTTAACACCAGAAAAAATGGCGCAATTTCAACAAGCACAAGCGGGAATGAGTGGAGCACTTTCTAAATTATTAGTGTCTGTAGAGCGTTATCCTGATTTAAAAGCAAATGCAAACTTTTTAGAACTGCAAAGTCAATTAGAAGGAACTGAAAATAGAATTAATGTTGCAAGAGATCGTTTTAATGAAGGTGTAAACAATTATAACAAACACATTAAAGTGTTTCCGAACTCTGTTTTGGCAGGAATGTTCAATTTTGATGAAATGGACCGTTATAAAGCAAACGCTGGATCTGAAAATGCACCAGATGTAGACTTTAATTTTAATAATAAAAAACAGTAA
- a CDS encoding MerR family transcriptional regulator has product MHVDLPEKRYYKIGEVAKAFDVNTSLVRFWEKEFDIIKPKKNAKGNRLFTQDDIKNFKLIFNLVKERGFTLEGAKQKLKKDPEGIVHNHEIITRLEGVKAELIKIKNQL; this is encoded by the coding sequence ATGCATGTAGACTTACCAGAAAAAAGATATTATAAAATAGGTGAAGTTGCCAAAGCGTTTGACGTAAATACTTCACTAGTTCGTTTTTGGGAAAAAGAATTTGATATCATTAAACCCAAAAAAAATGCGAAAGGAAATCGCTTGTTTACACAAGACGATATAAAAAACTTTAAGTTAATATTTAATCTTGTAAAAGAACGAGGATTTACATTAGAGGGGGCTAAACAAAAACTTAAGAAAGACCCAGAAGGAATAGTGCATAACCACGAAATTATTACTAGATTAGAAGGTGTGAAAGCAGAATTGATCAAAATTAAAAATCAATTGTAA